A single Lacerta agilis isolate rLacAgi1 chromosome 10, rLacAgi1.pri, whole genome shotgun sequence DNA region contains:
- the LOC117054593 gene encoding aldo-keto reductase family 1 member C3-like isoform X3 yields the protein MALSKDRGITMNDGNKIPILGFGTYTPDTSQISKCEEATKIAIEVGFRHIDGAYIYQTEEQVGRAVRAKISDGTVKREDIFYTGKLWSTFHRPELVRKCLEESLKKLQFDYMDLFIIDNPYSMKPGPDVFPIGEDKKPIFDNVDLRQTWEAMEACKDAGLVRSIGVSNFTRKQLEMILNKPGLKHKPVINQVECHPYRNQSKMLAFCKSNNILMEGYSVLGSQRDPKWSNPDAPPLLEDPLLVAIAKKYNKSPALVAICYQLQRGLVVLVKTYTRKRIEENIQAFSFQLSEEDMKSIDGLHKGMSYLKAEIFAGHPQYNPPDVE from the exons ATGGCACTTAGCAAAGACCGTGGCATTACAATGAATGATGGGAACAAAATCCCCATATTGGGGTTTGGAACCTATACCCCGGACACT AGTCAAATAAGTAAGTGTGAGGAGGCTACAAAGATAGCAATAGAAGTCGGCTTCCGTCATATTGATGGCGCATATATATACCAGACAGAGGAGCAAGTTGGGCGGGCCGTTCGTGCGAAGATTTCAGATGGAACAGTAAAAAGGGAAGACATTTTCTACACTGGAAAA CTCTGGAGTACCTTCCACCGCCCTGAGCTGGTTCGGAAATGCTTAGAAGAATCACTGAAGAAACTCCAGTTTGACTACATGGATCTGTTCATAATCGACAATCCATATTCTATGAAG CCTGGACCAGATGTTTTTCCCATTGGAGAAGACAAAAAACCGATTTTTGACAACGTAGATCTTCGGCAGACATGGGAG GCAATGGAGGCGTGCAAAGATGCCGGCTTGGTGAGGTCCATCGGAGTGTCCAACTTCACCCGTAAGCAGCTGGAAATGATCCTGAACAAGCCAGGATTGAAACACAAGCCAGTGATAAACCAG GTTGAATGCCATCCTTATCGGAACCAAAGCAAGATGCTGGCCTTCTGCAAGTCAAACAATATCCTCATGGAAGGATATAGTGTCCTAGGATCCCAAAGGGACCCAAAATG GTCAAATCCAGATGCTCCTCCCCTGCTTGAAGACCCTTTGTTGGTTGCGATCGCCAAGAAGTACAACAAAAGCCCAGCTCTCGTGGCTATTTGCTACCAACTGCAGCGCGGCCTGGTGGTCCTAGTGAAGACCTACACCAGAAAGCGAATTGAGGAAAACATCCAG GCATTTTCTTTCCAGCTGTCTGAGGAGGATATGAAATCCATTGACGGCCTTCACAAGGGCATGAGCTATTTAAAAGCGGAAAT cTTTGCTGGTCACCCACAGTATAACCCACCAGATGTGGAATAA
- the LOC117054593 gene encoding aldo-keto reductase family 1 member C3-like isoform X1 — protein MALSKDRGITMNDGNKIPILGFGTYPPDACEEATKIAIEVGFRHIDGAYIYQTEEQVGRAVRAKISDGTVKREDIFYTGKLWSTFHRPELVRKCLEESLKKLQFDYMDLFIIDNPYSMKPGPDVFPIGEDKKPIFDNVDLRQTWEAMEACKDAGLVRSIGVSNFTRKQLEMILNKPGLKHKPVINQVECHPYRNQSKMLAFCKSNNILMEGYSVLGSQRDPKWSNPDAPPLLEDPLLVAIAKKYNKSPALVAICYQLQRGLVVLVKTYTRKRIEENIQAFSFQLSEEDMKSIDGLHKGMSYLKAEIFAGHPQYNPPDVE, from the exons TGTGAGGAGGCTACAAAGATAGCAATAGAAGTCGGCTTCCGTCATATTGATGGCGCATATATATACCAGACAGAGGAGCAAGTTGGGCGGGCCGTTCGTGCGAAGATTTCAGATGGAACAGTAAAAAGGGAAGACATTTTCTACACTGGAAAA CTCTGGAGTACCTTCCACCGCCCTGAGCTGGTTCGGAAATGCTTAGAAGAATCACTGAAGAAACTCCAGTTTGACTACATGGATCTGTTCATAATCGACAATCCATATTCTATGAAG CCTGGACCAGATGTTTTTCCCATTGGAGAAGACAAAAAACCGATTTTTGACAACGTAGATCTTCGGCAGACATGGGAG GCAATGGAGGCGTGCAAAGATGCCGGCTTGGTGAGGTCCATCGGAGTGTCCAACTTCACCCGTAAGCAGCTGGAAATGATCCTGAACAAGCCAGGATTGAAACACAAGCCAGTGATAAACCAG GTTGAATGCCATCCTTATCGGAACCAAAGCAAGATGCTGGCCTTCTGCAAGTCAAACAATATCCTCATGGAAGGATATAGTGTCCTAGGATCCCAAAGGGACCCAAAATG GTCAAATCCAGATGCTCCTCCCCTGCTTGAAGACCCTTTGTTGGTTGCGATCGCCAAGAAGTACAACAAAAGCCCAGCTCTCGTGGCTATTTGCTACCAACTGCAGCGCGGCCTGGTGGTCCTAGTGAAGACCTACACCAGAAAGCGAATTGAGGAAAACATCCAG GCATTTTCTTTCCAGCTGTCTGAGGAGGATATGAAATCCATTGACGGCCTTCACAAGGGCATGAGCTATTTAAAAGCGGAAAT cTTTGCTGGTCACCCACAGTATAACCCACCAGATGTGGAATAA
- the LOC117054595 gene encoding aldo-keto reductase family 1 member C3-like, giving the protein MALSKDRGITMNDGNKIPILGFGTASPETVPKSKCEEATKTAIEFGFRHIDSAYLYQNEEEVGRAIRAKISDGTVKREDIFYTGKLWSTFHRPELVRKCLEESLKKLQFDYMDLFIIHNPYSLKPGPDLFPMGEDKKLIFDNVDLWQTWEAMEACKDAGLVRSIGVSNFTRKQLEMILNKPGLKHKPVINQVECHPYRNQSKILAFCKSNNIVLEGYSVLGFQRDSNWLNPDTPPLLEDPLLVAIAKKYNKSPALVAIRYQLQRGLVVLVKTYTRKRIEENTQAFTFQLSEEDMKSIDSLHKGMSFIKMDTYFGGHPQYYPPDVE; this is encoded by the exons ATGGCACTTAGCAAAGACCGTGGCATTACAATGAATGATGGGAACAAAATCCCCATACTGGGGTTTGGAACCGCTTCCCCAGAAACT GTTCCAAAAAGTAAGTGTGAGGAGGCTACAAAGACAGCAATAGAATTCGGCTTCCGTCATATTGATAGCGCATATCTATACCAGAATGAGGAGGAAGTTGGGCGGGCCATTCGTGCAAAGATTTCAGATGGAACAGTAAAAAGGGAAGACATTTTCTACACTGGAAAA CTCTGGAGTACCTTCCACCGCCCTGAGCTGGTTCGGAAATGCTTAGAAGAATCGCTGAAGAAACTCCAGTTTGACTACATGGATCTGTTCATAATTCACAATCCGTATTCTCTGAAG CCTGGACCAGATTTATTTCCCATGGGAGAAGACAAAAAATTGATTTTTGACAACGTAGATCTTTGGCAGACATGGGAG GCAATGGAGGCGTGCAAAGATGCCGGCTTGGTGAGGTCCATCGGAGTGTCCAACTTTACCCGTAAGCAGCTGGAAATGATCCTGAACAAGCCAGGATTGAAACACAAGCCAGTGATAAACCAG GTTGAATGTCATCCTTATCGGAACCAAAGCAAGATACTGGCCTTCTGCAAGTCAAACAATATCGTCCTGGAAGGATACAGTGTCCTGGGGTTCCAAAGGGACTCAAATTG GTTAAATCCAGACACTCCTCCCCTGCTTGAAGATCCTTTGTTGGTTGCGATCGCCAAGAAGTACAACAAAAGCCCAGCTCTCGTGGCTATTCGCTACCAACTGCAGCGCGGCCTGGTGGTCCTAGTGAAGACCTACACCAGAAAGCGAATTGAGGAAAATACCCAG GCATTTACTTTCCAGCTGTCTGAGGAGGATATGAAATCCATTGATAGCCTTCACAAAGGCATGAGCTTCATAAAAATGGATACTTA ctttGGTGGTCACCCACAGTATTACCCACCAGATGTGGAATAG